The genomic window GTAATTATTGAGGCACATACAGATAATATAAAACCAAAGGGCTATCCATCAAATTGGGAGCTTTCATCAGAAAGGGCAAATGCTATCTTTAACTACCTTGCAGAAAGGGGGCTTTCTAAAAAAAGGTTTAGGGTTTCTTCCTTTGCTGATACAAAACCCGCTATTCCAAGAGACCCATCAAACCCTAAAAACAATAGAATAGATATTGTTATAATATTAAAACCTTAAGATACGGTTATGTCAGTAGCATTGAAACTTGATATGCCAGAAGGCGTGTTCTCTGCTCTTCGCAAGGACCCGAATGAGTTTAAAAAAGAATTGTGTCTTGTGGCTGCGGTTAAGTGGTATGAAATAGGGATAGTTTCCCAGGAAAGGGCTTCTGAAATCGCAGGATTAAATCGGGCTGATTTTATTTTTTCCCTTTTTCGTTTTAAAGTATTTCCTTTCCAATACACAGCAGAAGAGATAGAAAAAGAATTGTATAATGCGGATTGAGCAGGTTATTGTTAATGCTTCTCCATTAATTTGCCTTGAAAAGAGTAGGTTGTTAGATTTATACTGAAAATCAATTGAATTTCAAGTAAGAAAGAAAAATATCTCTTAAGTAATTTGTAAAAAATGCCGAATAAATTAGGTAGAATGGCAAAATTTCTTAAGGATGAGGATAGGGACAAATTAAAAGGAAATAAGGGGTATAAATTCCCAATCTTTTTGCGTTCTTTGCGTTCTTGGCGTCTTTGCGAGA from bacterium includes these protein-coding regions:
- a CDS encoding UPF0175 family protein — translated: MSVALKLDMPEGVFSALRKDPNEFKKELCLVAAVKWYEIGIVSQERASEIAGLNRADFIFSLFRFKVFPFQYTAEEIEKELYNAD
- a CDS encoding OmpA family protein, translated to VIIEAHTDNIKPKGYPSNWELSSERANAIFNYLAERGLSKKRFRVSSFADTKPAIPRDPSNPKNNRIDIVIILKP